From Yersinia hibernica, a single genomic window includes:
- the cyaB gene encoding class IV adenylate cyclase, whose product MSEHFVGKYEVELKFRVPQMTQLRKQLVIHKATTFTADNHEKDIYLEANSGDLAAQRISMVLREMNPSGIRLWIVKGPGSERCEATNIEDIGKVQSMLSTLGYQPAFTLEKQRSIYFVGKFHVTVDSLVGLGDFAEIAIMTDDVTALDNLKVECRDLADRLGLLAEQQETRSYRQLLGY is encoded by the coding sequence ATGAGTGAGCATTTTGTTGGTAAATATGAGGTTGAGTTGAAGTTTCGTGTACCGCAGATGACTCAATTGCGTAAACAGTTAGTTATCCATAAAGCGACAACGTTCACCGCAGATAATCATGAAAAAGATATCTATCTAGAAGCCAATAGCGGTGATTTGGCAGCGCAAAGGATTAGTATGGTTTTGCGGGAAATGAATCCATCAGGTATTCGTTTATGGATAGTTAAAGGGCCGGGTTCGGAACGTTGTGAAGCGACCAATATTGAAGATATTGGCAAAGTGCAAAGTATGTTATCAACGTTAGGGTATCAACCGGCATTTACACTGGAAAAGCAACGCAGCATCTATTTTGTCGGAAAGTTTCACGTTACGGTTGATAGCTTGGTCGGGCTAGGAGATTTTGCCGAAATAGCCATTATGACTGATGATGTTACAGCCTTGGATAATCTAAAGGTCGAGTGTCGAGATTTAGCTGACCGATTAGGACTATTAGCAGAACAGCAAGAAACTCGCTCATATCGGCAGCTACTTGGTTACTAG
- the yajD gene encoding HNH nuclease YajD — MAYIPKNYARLESGYREKALKIYPWVCGKCSREFVYSNLRELTVHHIDHDHSNNPEDGSNWEMLCLFCHDHEHSKYTEADLYGSTVIAGDDAQNDQGVATHNPFANLKSLMKK; from the coding sequence ATGGCATATATACCGAAGAACTACGCACGTCTGGAAAGTGGATATAGAGAAAAAGCGCTGAAGATTTACCCATGGGTTTGTGGTAAATGTTCGCGAGAATTCGTTTATTCCAATTTGCGGGAGCTCACAGTTCACCATATTGACCATGACCATAGTAATAACCCTGAAGATGGCAGCAATTGGGAGATGTTATGCCTTTTTTGCCATGATCATGAGCATTCCAAATATACCGAAGCAGACCTCTATGGTTCGACTGTGATTGCTGGTGATGACGCACAAAATGATCAGGGTGTAGCCACCCACAATCCATTCGCCAACTTAAAATCTTTGATGAAAAAGTAA
- the dld gene encoding D-lactate dehydrogenase codes for MNQSYDEKMQTLLTQLQKIVGVRYMLTGERQTERYRTGFRSGSGSAIAVVFPSTLLQQWQLLQICVAADTIVIMQAANTGLTEGSTPSGDDYDRPIVILNTLRLNQIQLLNDGKQVIGFPGSTLNQLEKLLKPYDREPHSVIGSSCIGASVIGGICNNSGGSLVQRGPAYTEMALFAQIDDQGELQLINHLGINLGNTPEEILQRLERGEYSDSDIAQGTQQASDHEYATRVRNIDAPTPSRFNADPRRLFEAAGCAGKLAVFAVRLDTFPSDKQQQVFYIGTNQTQVLTALRRAILRDFKHLPVAGEYMHRDIFDIAEVYGKDTFVMINRMGTNNMPRFFTLKGKIDARLSKVPFLIDHLTDRVMQGFSQILPSHLPKRLKSYRNKYEHHLMLKMAGEGITEAQLFLKDFFATAEGNFITCTADEGKKAFLHRFAAAGAAIRYHAVHADKVEDILALDIALPRNEEQWFETLPPEIDNYLIAKLYYGHFLCHVFHQDYIVKKGADTYALKQRMLELLNDKGAEYPAEHNVGHLYIAKPALKAFYQQIDPTNSFNPGIGKTSKLKYWQKK; via the coding sequence ATGAATCAATCTTACGATGAAAAAATGCAAACCTTGTTAACCCAGTTGCAAAAAATTGTGGGTGTGCGCTACATGTTGACCGGCGAAAGGCAGACTGAACGCTATCGTACCGGTTTCCGCTCAGGCTCGGGCTCGGCAATTGCCGTCGTGTTTCCCTCTACGTTGTTGCAACAGTGGCAATTACTACAAATCTGTGTGGCAGCCGATACAATTGTAATCATGCAAGCCGCGAATACCGGGCTAACCGAGGGGTCAACCCCAAGTGGTGATGATTACGACCGCCCGATTGTTATATTAAATACATTGCGCCTTAATCAAATTCAGTTACTCAATGACGGTAAGCAAGTTATTGGGTTTCCTGGCAGTACACTGAATCAATTAGAGAAGCTCTTAAAACCCTATGACCGAGAACCCCATTCAGTCATTGGTTCATCCTGTATTGGTGCTTCAGTTATCGGTGGTATTTGTAATAATTCAGGGGGTTCATTGGTTCAAAGAGGCCCCGCATATACCGAAATGGCGCTGTTTGCCCAAATTGACGATCAAGGCGAATTACAATTAATCAATCATTTAGGAATTAATCTGGGCAATACACCAGAAGAGATCTTACAACGATTAGAAAGGGGCGAATATAGTGACAGCGATATTGCGCAAGGTACACAGCAAGCATCCGATCACGAATATGCTACGCGAGTGAGAAATATTGATGCACCAACACCTTCTCGTTTTAATGCCGACCCAAGACGTCTATTTGAAGCCGCTGGATGTGCGGGGAAATTGGCTGTATTTGCCGTTCGGTTAGATACTTTTCCCAGTGATAAACAACAGCAAGTTTTCTATATTGGCACCAATCAAACTCAGGTCTTAACAGCATTACGTCGAGCCATTTTACGTGACTTCAAGCATCTACCCGTTGCTGGCGAATATATGCATCGCGATATCTTTGATATTGCAGAAGTTTATGGCAAAGATACATTTGTCATGATCAACCGCATGGGTACCAATAATATGCCACGCTTTTTTACCTTAAAAGGTAAAATTGATGCTCGTCTCAGCAAAGTTCCTTTTCTCATCGATCATTTAACCGATAGGGTTATGCAAGGCTTCAGCCAAATACTTCCCAGTCATTTACCCAAGCGCCTTAAGAGTTATCGTAATAAATATGAGCATCACTTGATGTTAAAAATGGCAGGTGAAGGGATTACTGAAGCACAGCTATTTCTAAAAGATTTTTTTGCCACGGCGGAAGGTAACTTTATTACCTGCACCGCAGATGAAGGTAAAAAAGCTTTCTTACATCGTTTTGCTGCGGCGGGGGCCGCTATACGGTATCACGCAGTTCATGCAGATAAAGTTGAAGATATTCTGGCGCTAGATATTGCTCTACCGCGCAATGAAGAACAGTGGTTCGAAACCTTACCGCCAGAAATAGATAATTACCTGATTGCCAAACTCTATTATGGCCATTTTCTGTGCCATGTTTTTCATCAGGATTATATCGTGAAGAAAGGGGCCGATACATACGCCTTAAAACAAAGAATGTTGGAACTTCTGAATGACAAAGGAGCTGAATATCCGGCTGAACACAATGTTGGCCACCTCTATATAGCCAAACCTGCTCTGAAAGCGTTTTATCAACAGATAGACCCGACTAACAGCTTTAACCCAGGGATAGGAAAGACCTCTAAGCTCAAATATTGGCAGAAAAAGTAA
- the dusC gene encoding tRNA dihydrouridine(16) synthase DusC, whose protein sequence is MRVILAPMEGVLDSLVRELLSEVNDYDLCITEFLRVVDQLLPAKSFYRLCPELHHQSRTPCGTQVRIQLLGQYPQWLAENAARAVELGSYGVDLNCGCPSKLVNGSGGGATLLKDPELIYQGAKAMREAVPAHLPVTVKIRLGWDSGDRQFEIADAVQQAGATELAVHGRTKEEGYQADRINWQAIGQIRQRLTIPVIANGEIWDYQSAQECMKVTGCDAVMLGRGALNVPNLSRVVKYNEPRMPWPEVIKLLQKYVQLEKQGDTGLYHVARIKQWLGYLRKEYTEASDLFSEIRALKTSKDIALAIQRI, encoded by the coding sequence ATGCGGGTAATACTGGCACCGATGGAAGGTGTATTGGACTCACTGGTGCGCGAACTGCTCAGTGAAGTTAATGATTACGATCTTTGTATCACCGAATTCTTACGGGTGGTTGACCAACTATTGCCCGCCAAATCATTCTATCGCCTGTGCCCTGAACTTCATCACCAGAGCCGAACGCCTTGCGGCACTCAAGTTCGTATTCAATTGTTAGGCCAATATCCCCAATGGTTGGCGGAAAATGCAGCTCGTGCGGTTGAGCTGGGGTCATATGGTGTAGATTTGAACTGTGGCTGCCCCTCTAAATTGGTGAATGGCAGCGGCGGTGGCGCAACATTGCTCAAAGACCCAGAGCTGATTTATCAGGGGGCTAAAGCTATGCGTGAAGCTGTTCCGGCTCATTTACCTGTCACCGTAAAAATTCGGTTAGGGTGGGATTCTGGCGATCGCCAGTTTGAAATCGCGGATGCAGTACAGCAAGCCGGGGCCACAGAATTAGCGGTGCATGGCCGCACTAAAGAAGAGGGTTATCAAGCTGATCGGATCAATTGGCAAGCTATCGGCCAGATTCGTCAGCGTCTGACAATACCGGTGATTGCCAATGGTGAAATCTGGGATTATCAAAGCGCGCAAGAGTGTATGAAAGTGACTGGGTGTGATGCTGTGATGTTAGGGCGCGGGGCGCTGAATGTGCCAAATCTGAGTCGAGTTGTGAAATACAATGAACCCCGTATGCCGTGGCCAGAAGTCATCAAGTTGCTGCAAAAGTATGTGCAATTAGAAAAACAGGGCGATACCGGGCTCTATCATGTGGCGCGTATCAAACAGTGGTTGGGATATCTGCGCAAAGAATATACTGAAGCCAGCGATTTATTTAGTGAAATCCGTGCATTAAAAACGTCAAAAGATATTGCGCTCGCTATTCAGCGCATTTAG
- a CDS encoding GlsB/YeaQ/YmgE family stress response membrane protein yields the protein MGILSWIIFGLIAGILAKWIMPGEDGGGFIMTIILGVVGALVGGYISTFFGMGRVDGFNLGSFVVAVIGSLVVLFVYRKLRS from the coding sequence ATGGGCATACTATCTTGGATTATTTTTGGTCTTATCGCCGGTATTTTGGCTAAATGGATTATGCCTGGAGAGGATGGCGGTGGTTTTATTATGACTATAATCCTAGGCGTGGTGGGTGCGCTGGTTGGTGGCTATATCAGTACTTTCTTTGGGATGGGTAGGGTTGATGGATTTAATCTTGGCAGCTTTGTGGTGGCGGTCATTGGCTCGCTAGTTGTGCTATTTGTCTACCGTAAGTTGAGGAGTTAG
- the hlyD gene encoding secretion protein HlyD: MNRKKIIVAVVIVALLAAIGYGWSYYRQQQDATLTLYGNVDIRTVNLGFRVGGRLASLAVDEGDKIQPGEILGKLDDGPYLNALKQAQANVQSAQAQLALLKAGYRDEEIAQVRSEVSQREAAFSYADSFLKRQQGLWANKATSANELENARTARNQAQANLQASKDKLAQYLSGNRPQEIAQAEANLAQSEAELAQAQLNLQDTTLLSPSGGTVLTRAVEPGTILSASNTVFTLSLTDPVWVRAYVSERHLSQAIPGAAVEIFTDGRPNKPYHGKIGFVSPTAEFTPKSVETPDLRTDLVYRLRIIITDADESLRQGMPVTVRFVQP; this comes from the coding sequence ATGAATCGCAAGAAGATTATAGTGGCCGTCGTGATTGTCGCCCTGCTGGCGGCAATAGGTTACGGATGGAGTTATTATCGTCAACAACAGGACGCCACATTGACGTTATACGGCAATGTCGATATTCGTACCGTGAATCTGGGCTTTCGTGTTGGTGGCCGATTGGCCTCTCTGGCGGTCGATGAAGGGGATAAAATTCAGCCGGGCGAAATCTTGGGAAAATTGGATGACGGCCCTTATCTTAATGCCCTCAAACAGGCGCAAGCCAATGTTCAGAGTGCACAAGCCCAATTGGCGTTGCTCAAAGCCGGCTATCGCGATGAAGAGATTGCCCAAGTGCGCTCCGAAGTCTCTCAGCGAGAGGCCGCATTCAGTTACGCCGATAGCTTCCTGAAACGCCAACAAGGGCTGTGGGCCAATAAAGCCACCTCAGCGAATGAGTTAGAAAATGCCCGTACCGCGCGTAATCAGGCGCAGGCCAATTTACAAGCCTCGAAAGATAAACTGGCTCAATACCTAAGTGGTAACCGCCCGCAAGAAATCGCGCAAGCCGAAGCCAATTTGGCACAAAGTGAAGCTGAATTAGCCCAAGCCCAGCTCAACTTACAAGATACCACCCTGCTCTCGCCCTCTGGCGGTACCGTGCTGACTCGCGCGGTGGAGCCGGGCACCATTTTATCCGCCAGCAATACCGTATTTACCCTTTCGCTGACTGACCCGGTCTGGGTGCGGGCCTATGTTAGTGAGCGCCATTTGAGCCAAGCCATTCCTGGCGCTGCAGTCGAAATCTTTACCGATGGCCGCCCCAATAAGCCCTATCACGGCAAAATCGGGTTTGTTTCACCGACCGCCGAATTTACGCCGAAGAGTGTGGAAACACCGGACTTGCGAACTGACCTGGTTTATCGCTTACGAATTATCATCACGGATGCAGATGAATCCCTGCGCCAAGGTATGCCGGTCACCGTCCGTTTTGTTCAACCTTAA
- the rhlE gene encoding ATP-dependent RNA helicase RhlE: MSFDSLGLNADILRAVEEQGYLVPTPIQSQAIPVVLEGRDLMASAQTGTGKTAGFTLPLLQLLSQNQQPIKGRRPVRALILTPTRELAAQIDENVQSYSKYLKLRSLVVFGGVSINPQMMKLRGGVDILVATPGRLLDLEHQNAVDLSKIEILVLDEADRMLDMGFIHDIRRVLAKLPAKRQNLLFSATFSDEIKGLASKLLHNPASVEVARRNTASEQIAQSVHFVDKNRKRELLSQMIGEGNWQQVLVFNRTKHGANHLAEQLNKDGITAAAIHGNKSQGARTRALADFKDGKIRVLVATDIAARGLDIDQLPHVVNYELPNVPEDYVHRIGRTGRAERTGEAISLVCVDEHKLLRDIERLLKREIPRIALEGYEPDPSIKADPIQNGRQGRGAQRPGMGRGSSAGRSQNGGAAAGRGDSRTSRPRSQADGQRRPAGPSSRGRSRKPGE, from the coding sequence ATGTCATTTGATTCTCTCGGCCTAAACGCCGACATCCTGCGTGCTGTTGAAGAGCAGGGCTACCTTGTGCCGACGCCAATTCAAAGCCAGGCAATCCCAGTGGTGCTGGAAGGCCGTGATTTAATGGCCAGTGCGCAAACCGGTACCGGTAAAACCGCGGGTTTCACCTTGCCGTTGTTGCAACTGTTGAGTCAGAACCAACAGCCGATTAAAGGCCGCCGCCCGGTACGCGCGTTGATTTTGACGCCAACTCGTGAACTGGCTGCGCAGATTGATGAAAACGTACAAAGTTACAGTAAATACCTGAAACTGCGCTCGCTGGTGGTATTTGGCGGCGTTAGCATTAATCCACAGATGATGAAATTGCGCGGTGGTGTTGATATTTTGGTCGCCACCCCTGGCCGTCTGCTGGACTTGGAACATCAAAATGCTGTTGATTTGTCCAAGATTGAGATTTTGGTGCTGGACGAAGCCGACCGCATGCTGGACATGGGCTTTATTCACGATATTCGTCGTGTATTGGCAAAACTGCCCGCCAAACGCCAGAATCTGCTGTTCTCCGCGACTTTCTCTGATGAAATTAAAGGGTTGGCTAGCAAATTGCTGCACAATCCGGCATCTGTTGAAGTGGCACGCCGTAACACCGCTTCTGAACAAATTGCGCAAAGTGTTCATTTTGTGGATAAAAATCGTAAGCGCGAATTATTGTCTCAGATGATTGGCGAGGGTAATTGGCAGCAAGTATTGGTGTTCAACCGCACCAAGCATGGCGCTAACCATTTAGCTGAGCAACTGAATAAAGACGGTATTACTGCCGCAGCCATTCACGGTAATAAGAGCCAAGGGGCACGTACCCGCGCACTGGCTGACTTTAAAGACGGCAAAATCCGTGTGCTGGTCGCCACAGACATTGCTGCTCGTGGTTTGGATATCGACCAGTTACCCCATGTGGTTAACTATGAGCTACCAAACGTTCCAGAAGATTACGTGCACCGTATTGGCCGTACTGGCCGTGCGGAACGTACCGGTGAAGCGATTTCATTGGTTTGTGTTGATGAACATAAACTGCTGCGCGATATTGAGCGTTTGCTGAAACGTGAAATTCCCCGTATCGCCCTCGAGGGTTACGAGCCGGACCCAAGCATTAAAGCGGATCCGATTCAAAATGGCCGTCAGGGCCGTGGTGCGCAACGCCCAGGTATGGGGCGTGGCAGCAGTGCTGGTCGCTCACAAAATGGTGGCGCAGCAGCAGGTCGCGGTGATAGCCGCACCAGCCGCCCACGCAGTCAGGCTGATGGTCAACGTCGCCCAGCAGGGCCATCTTCACGTGGCCGTAGCCGCAAACCGGGCGAATAA
- a CDS encoding magnesium transporter: MSSHFDLALQKQNPFNSGEEKESTLGAYMSDAYITVSADMSVAEAKAYFLQNISDNEIPTQLLVTNDNRHLLGLLSVKKLLTEEQQDIKVFQIINQSYFSVSPDQNRHEVINLLSKSGLDIVPVLSHGKLIGVLQAQDIAELIEDENTEDAQRQGASLPLDEPYLQTSPVTLWRKRVVWLLMLFVAEAYTGTVLKAFEEQLEAAIALAFFIPLLIGTGGNSGTQITSTLVRAMALGEVSLRNVGAVLRKEVSTSLMVAITIGLAAWIRAWFLGVGMEVTIVVSLTVVAITVWSAIVSSIIPMVLKRLSIDPAVVSAPFIATFIDGTGLIIYFEIAQLVMTELA, from the coding sequence ATGAGTTCACATTTTGATTTAGCATTACAAAAGCAAAACCCATTCAATTCAGGCGAAGAAAAAGAGTCTACCTTAGGTGCCTATATGAGCGATGCCTATATTACGGTATCCGCTGATATGTCAGTCGCTGAGGCTAAAGCCTATTTTCTGCAAAACATTTCTGATAATGAAATTCCGACACAATTATTGGTAACGAATGATAATCGGCATTTGCTCGGATTACTTTCAGTTAAAAAATTATTGACTGAGGAGCAGCAGGACATAAAAGTTTTTCAAATTATCAATCAGAGTTATTTTTCAGTCTCCCCTGATCAAAATCGTCATGAGGTAATTAACTTATTATCAAAAAGTGGTTTAGATATTGTTCCGGTCTTAAGCCACGGTAAATTAATTGGGGTACTACAAGCTCAAGATATTGCTGAATTGATTGAAGATGAAAATACTGAAGATGCCCAACGACAAGGAGCCAGCTTACCTCTAGATGAACCGTACTTACAAACCAGCCCAGTAACATTATGGCGTAAACGGGTTGTTTGGTTATTAATGTTATTTGTTGCAGAAGCCTATACCGGTACAGTATTAAAAGCATTTGAGGAACAACTGGAGGCGGCTATTGCGCTGGCATTCTTTATACCACTATTAATCGGCACAGGGGGGAATAGCGGTACACAAATTACTTCCACTTTGGTGCGAGCGATGGCATTAGGAGAAGTCAGCTTACGTAATGTCGGTGCTGTATTGCGTAAAGAGGTTTCAACTTCTCTCATGGTGGCAATAACTATTGGTCTAGCTGCCTGGATCCGCGCCTGGTTCCTGGGGGTTGGGATGGAAGTCACTATCGTCGTCAGCTTAACTGTTGTCGCTATTACAGTATGGAGCGCAATCGTTTCTTCTATTATTCCGATGGTATTAAAGCGTTTATCTATCGACCCTGCAGTGGTATCTGCCCCCTTTATCGCGACCTTTATTGATGGTACCGGTCTGATTATTTACTTTGAAATCGCTCAATTGGTGATGACCGAGCTGGCATAA
- the pbpG gene encoding D-alanyl-D-alanine endopeptidase codes for MHVKIRFALLSFLLLSTCISAVPPAMASGAGSEVKGKAALELASGSAMVVDLQTNKVIYANNADEVVPIASITKLMTAMVVLDAKLPLNEIISVDTHQTKEMKGVFSRVRVNSEISRKDMLLLALMSSENRAAASLAHHYPGGYSAFIKAMNTKAKSLGMTKTRYVEPTGLSINNVSTARDLTKLLIATKQYPLIGQLSTTTEKMATFREPNYTLPFRNTNHLVYNDKWNIQLTKTGFTNQAGHCLAMRTVIGHRPVALVVLDAFGKYTHFADANRLRSWMETGKAAPIPGAAKSYRQQKDAQGRLAQVSE; via the coding sequence ATGCATGTGAAAATCCGTTTTGCACTATTAAGTTTCTTGCTTTTATCTACCTGTATCAGTGCCGTCCCGCCAGCTATGGCAAGTGGGGCGGGCAGTGAGGTGAAAGGAAAAGCCGCGCTTGAATTGGCATCGGGAAGTGCGATGGTGGTTGATTTACAAACGAATAAAGTGATTTATGCTAATAATGCGGATGAGGTTGTCCCGATTGCATCAATAACCAAATTGATGACGGCAATGGTGGTATTAGATGCCAAGTTGCCGCTGAATGAAATTATTTCAGTCGATACTCATCAAACCAAAGAAATGAAAGGGGTGTTTTCACGGGTTCGAGTGAACAGTGAAATCAGCCGCAAAGACATGCTGTTATTGGCACTCATGTCGTCGGAAAATCGTGCTGCTGCCAGTCTGGCTCATCATTATCCTGGTGGATATAGTGCCTTTATTAAGGCGATGAACACCAAAGCGAAATCATTGGGAATGACAAAAACGCGTTATGTAGAGCCAACGGGGCTATCGATTAATAATGTTTCGACGGCGCGTGACCTGACTAAATTATTAATAGCGACCAAGCAATATCCGTTGATTGGTCAGTTAAGTACCACTACAGAGAAAATGGCAACTTTCCGTGAGCCTAATTACACGCTACCTTTTCGTAATACTAATCATTTAGTCTATAACGATAAATGGAATATTCAGCTGACTAAAACGGGTTTTACCAATCAGGCGGGACATTGTTTAGCAATGCGTACTGTTATTGGCCATCGCCCTGTAGCACTGGTTGTGTTAGATGCTTTTGGTAAATATACCCATTTTGCTGATGCCAATCGCCTGCGGAGTTGGATGGAGACCGGTAAGGCCGCGCCAATTCCTGGCGCTGCGAAAAGTTATCGTCAACAAAAAGATGCTCAAGGTCGCTTGGCTCAAGTGTCAGAATAG
- the cecR gene encoding transcriptional regulator CecR: protein MEPMSHSSTPSIPTTIRGEQARQQLLQAATELFGEQGLKGATTREIAQRAGQNIAAITYYFNSKEGLYLAVAQQIADFIQQAFAPLSAEIDQFLQHPRQEQHPEQQLHYIRRGLLEFSHLMTQPETLNISKIMAREQLSPSDAYPLIHTQAIAPLHQKLNLLLAAFIGVDASATKTILHTHALIGEVLAFRMGRETIRRQAGWLEIGETESEMINQVLIEHIDLLLYGLRAKTLR, encoded by the coding sequence ATGGAACCTATGTCTCATTCTTCAACGCCATCAATACCGACCACAATCCGCGGTGAACAAGCCCGGCAGCAACTATTACAAGCGGCGACCGAATTATTCGGTGAACAGGGTTTGAAAGGGGCGACCACGCGCGAGATTGCACAGCGCGCAGGCCAGAATATTGCTGCAATTACCTACTATTTCAATTCCAAAGAAGGTTTGTATCTGGCAGTTGCTCAGCAAATTGCGGATTTTATCCAGCAGGCTTTCGCTCCTCTATCAGCGGAGATTGACCAGTTCCTCCAGCACCCTCGCCAAGAGCAACACCCTGAACAACAGCTACATTATATTCGCCGTGGATTACTGGAATTCAGTCATTTAATGACACAGCCAGAAACACTCAATATCAGCAAAATCATGGCGCGTGAGCAGCTTTCGCCCAGTGATGCTTATCCACTGATTCATACTCAAGCCATTGCTCCGCTACATCAAAAACTGAATCTGCTGTTGGCTGCATTTATTGGTGTTGATGCCAGTGCGACAAAAACTATTCTTCATACTCATGCATTGATCGGCGAAGTTCTCGCTTTTCGCATGGGGCGAGAGACTATCCGCCGGCAAGCTGGGTGGCTGGAAATTGGTGAGACTGAAAGTGAGATGATTAATCAAGTGCTTATCGAACATATTGACCTGCTGCTCTATGGGCTGCGGGCCAAAACATTACGGTGA
- a CDS encoding suppressor of fused domain protein, translated as MKESEVLAEVSNENQTLVAVVQQDQRVVYFYIYPQESFEERFPVRACWVRNLVAAPVSTDNTALEQGLAPRLAAEFCRNIAGEAELDAQFISIIWSESDDGAALWYQGQLLAIIPGWSLYIDHSVCYSASCIKDNPLTFPLGSASTNVQYTRAQSTRQFWRAWQREEGNPWPALQAEYIQCYEQHFGPSVKYYAIDQGKWPPMAISQHEKDGIYYFLTVGVSIRPQPWVEILFNDDAAKYRRLEMAIAIDSQYVNEDNAIHMASALAGFAHVPWSKITWLGECHTLQSEVAPQGYEGYILSSALYAKANHLILPSQQGDPVNIYWASPIFASEMASAHSVPNGGYDLLAKLQQQGIDHIFSPRESVI; from the coding sequence ATGAAAGAATCTGAGGTACTGGCTGAAGTCAGTAATGAAAACCAGACATTAGTTGCTGTGGTGCAACAAGACCAGCGAGTAGTGTATTTCTATATTTATCCGCAAGAATCGTTTGAAGAACGTTTCCCTGTTCGCGCCTGCTGGGTGAGGAATTTGGTTGCGGCCCCTGTATCTACAGATAATACTGCCCTTGAACAAGGATTAGCTCCGCGCTTGGCTGCAGAGTTTTGCCGTAACATCGCGGGTGAGGCTGAACTTGATGCTCAATTTATTTCAATTATCTGGTCCGAAAGTGATGATGGTGCCGCATTGTGGTATCAGGGCCAATTACTGGCGATTATTCCCGGTTGGAGTTTATATATTGATCACTCCGTTTGCTATTCTGCCAGTTGCATTAAAGACAACCCACTTACTTTCCCTCTGGGCTCTGCATCCACGAATGTCCAATATACCCGAGCACAGAGTACGCGCCAATTTTGGCGGGCCTGGCAGCGGGAAGAAGGGAATCCATGGCCAGCATTACAGGCCGAATATATTCAGTGTTATGAACAACACTTTGGTCCATCGGTTAAATATTATGCCATTGATCAAGGTAAGTGGCCGCCCATGGCCATCTCACAGCATGAAAAAGACGGAATATATTATTTTCTGACGGTGGGAGTCAGTATTCGGCCCCAGCCATGGGTTGAAATATTATTTAATGATGATGCGGCTAAATATCGGCGTTTAGAAATGGCAATAGCGATTGATAGTCAATATGTTAATGAGGATAACGCTATCCATATGGCCAGTGCGCTAGCCGGATTTGCTCATGTACCTTGGAGCAAAATAACCTGGCTGGGAGAATGTCATACATTACAATCAGAAGTCGCCCCTCAAGGATATGAAGGTTATATCTTATCATCAGCGCTTTATGCTAAGGCAAATCACCTAATATTACCTTCCCAACAGGGGGACCCGGTCAATATATATTGGGCCAGCCCTATTTTTGCCAGTGAAATGGCGTCTGCCCATAGTGTGCCGAACGGTGGATATGATTTGTTGGCCAAACTGCAACAGCAGGGAATTGATCATATTTTCTCACCACGCGAGTCCGTTATTTAG